ACGTTTCTCTTTTGACAATACCAAGCCCATCCGCTGCCCGGACTTTAGCCCGGATGTCACTCTGAGGGATACCGAGCATGATCGTAAGGAAGATTCGGGAACTACTGACTGAGTATCTTCCGGAGGGAGTGTCCTTTCAGGTGGAACCTCCTCCCCGGGAAGAGATGGGCGATCTGGCCACCAACGCGGCCCTGGTGGCCGCGAGCCGTCTGGGCCGAAAGCCTCGGGATCTGGCCGAGGAACTGGCCCAAAGGCTTGCGGAAAGAAAGGAACTTTTCCGCCGGGTAGAGGTGGCCGGGCCGGGGTTTCTCAATTTTTTTGTGGCCCCGGCCTACTGGCAGGCGGTGGTGGAACGGGTGCTTACGGCCGGCCCGGATTACGGGCGCAGCGCCCTCGGGGCCGGCCGCAAGGTGCAAGTGGAGTTTGTCTCCGCCAATCCTACCGGCCCCCTACATATCGGACACGGACGCGGGGCGGCGGTGGGAGATTCTCTGGCCCGGCTCCTGGATTTTGCCGGCTACCGCGTGGTGCGCGAGTACTATATCAACGATCGGGGCCGTCAAATGGAGGTCCTAGGACGGTCGGTCTGGCTCCGGGCCCGGGAGCTTTCTGGAGAAGAGATCACCTTCCCCGAGGATCATTATCGGGGCGAATACATTATAGAGATAGCCCGTAAGCTTCTGGCGCAGCGTCCGGATCTTCTTCAACTTCCCGAGAAAGAGGCGGTATCCGTAGCCCGGGAATTTGCCCTTTCGGAGATCCTGGCGGAGATCCGTAAGGATCTCGAAGACTTCGGGGTCCATTACGATGTCTGGTACTCCGAAAGGGAGCTTTACGAACGGGGCGAGGTGGAAGAGGCCCTCTCCGCCTTAAGGGAGGCGGGCTACCTCTATGAGAAAGACGGGGCCCTCTGGTTCCGGGCCACGGCCTTCGGCGACGAGAAGGACCGGGTGGTGTTTCGGGCCAACGGCGAGCCCACCTATTTTGCCTCGGACATCGCCTACCATCGGGAAAAATTCCTCAAGCGGGGTTTTGATCTGGTGGTGGATGTCTGGGGGGCGGATCATCACGGCTATGTCCCGCGGCTAAAGGCCGCCCTCGCGGCCCTTAAGATTGAGCCCGAAAGACTGCGGGTGCTTCTCATCCAGATGGTAAATCTTATCGAGGGGGGGCGCCTCAAGAGTATGTCCACCCGCGCCGGGGAGTTCGTGCCCCTGCGGGAGCTTATGGAAGAGGTGGGCCGGGACGCGGTGCGCTTCACTTTTCTTACCCGCAAGTGTGACGCCCCTCTGGATTTCGACGTGGAACTGGTCAAGAGCCAGAAGAGCGAAAATCCGGTCTATTATGTCCAGTACGCCCATGCCCGGCTGGCCAGCGTCTTTCGCAAGGCCGAAGAGGAGGGCCTTTCTCCGGAGGGCTACGAGCCCTCCCTGCTTGAGACCCCGGAGGATCTCCGGGTCCTCAAGCTCCTGGACTTCTTTCCCCAGGTGGTGGAGGAGGCCGCCGAAGCCCTGGAGCCGCATCGCCTTACCTACTATCTTCTGGATCTGGCCGAGGCCCTGCACGATTACTACACCAAGCACCGCTTCCTTTCCGAGGACCGGGCCCTTTCCCGGGCCCGGCTGGCCCTGGCCCGGGCGGTGAAACAGGTGCTGGCCAACGGGTTAAATCTCCTCGGGGTTTCGGCCCCGGAAAGGATGTGAATCATGGCCAAGAGATTCCGCTTCGAACTGGGCTTTTTGGGGATGGTCTTTGTCTTCCTCCTTCTGGTCTGTCTTTTCTTCTGGATGTTCGTCCTGGGGGTCTGGTTTGGCCAGCGACTGGTGGGCAAAGGGGCCTCTCCGGTGGCCGAAAAGACCCTCAAGGAGAAGGTCCCGGAGGAGGTTCCGGCCGAGGAGGTAAGCCCTCCTCCGGTGGCCCTTCCCGGGAATCTTACGGCCTCTCCCCAGGCCGCGCCCCCGGAGGCTCCGAAGGAGGTCACTCCCCAAAAGGTGCCGCCAGAAGAGGCCCGGGTGGTTTCCCCTCCGAAAAGCTCTGCTTCTTCCGAAAAGACCAAAAAACCCGTTCCCCAGCCCAGAGAATATTATGTGCTTCAGGTGGCCTCTTTCCGGGATCGGGCCGAGGCCGAGCGCTACGCCCGGGCCTTTCGCGACCGGGGCTATGCCGCAGAAGTGGTCACGGTAAATCTTCCGGGCAAGGGGACCTGGCACCGGATCTACGTAGGGCGCTTTGAGACCCAGGCCGAGGCGGAGAAGGCCTATAGGGAGCTCAAGGCCCGCAAGCTGGTCAAGACCGCCTACATCAAGAAGGTCTCCCGGTGATCCGCAAGGCCCGCCTGCGCGACGTCCGCGACATCCATCGCCTCATCTCCCATTTTGCCAAGACCGGCCAGGTCATTCCCCGGCCCCTAGGGGAACTTTACGAGTGCGTGCGGGAGTTTTTCGTTTACGAGGTCCCGGAAAAAGATCTTATTGCCGGGGCCTGTGGGCTACACGTGGTCTGGGAGGACCTGGGAGAGATCCGCTCCCTGGTGGTGAGCGAGGAATTTCAGCGGGAGGGGATCGGGGCGGAGCTGGTGCGGGCCGCTCTGGCCGAGGCCCGGGAACTGGGGCTCAAGAGGGTCTTTGTCCTCACCGTGGTCCCGGATTTTTTTGAGCGCCTGGGCTTTCGCGAGATCGACAAGGGGGAGCTCCCCCACAAGGTCTGGGCGGACTGTATCCGCTGCCCCAAGTTCCCGGAGTGCGACGAGGTGGCCCTGGTGAGGGAGCTTGAGGATGGCCGAGCTTGAGGCGGTCCGCCGGGCGCGGGAGATCTTGGGCCCCCAGCTTGAGGAGTGTAGGATCTGTCCCTGGGAGTGCGGGGTGGATCGCCGGGCCGGGGAGCTTGGCCGCTGCGGCCTTCCGGCGGCCCCGGTGGTCTCGGGCTACGAACCCCATTTCGGGGAGGAGGCCTGTCTGGTGGGGGAGGGAGGAAGCGGGGCGGTCTTTTTTACCGGCTGTAATCTCTTTTGCGTCTTCTGTCAGACCTGGGAGATCAGCCGCGAGCGCCGGGGAAAGGAGATCACCGTGGAGGAGTTGGCCGGGATTTTTCTGGAGCTGGCCGAAAGGGGCTGCGAGAATCTGAATCTGGTCACTCCCACCCCCCAGATCCCGGCCATCCTCGCGGCCCTGGAGAGGGCCCTGGAGGCGGGCCTGAGGCTTCCGGTGGTTTACAATACCGGGGGCTACGAGAGGGTAGAGACCCTGCGGGCCCTCGAGGGGGTGGTGGATCTTTATCTTCCGGATTTCAAGGTCTGGAATCCGGAGACCGCGGAAAGGCTCCTCGGGGCCCGGGACTACCCCCAGCGGGCCCGCGAGGCCATAAAGGAAATGTGGCGTCAGGTAGACGGGCTCAGGCTCGATGAAAGGGGGGTGGCTCAGCGAGGACTCATCGTGCGGCACCTGGTCCTTCCAGAAAATCTGGCCCAAACAGACGAAATTTTGCGCTTTCTAGCCCGGGAAATCTCTCCCGCGGTGCGGGTCAATATTATGGGTCATTATCATCCAGAGGGGCAGGCTTTTGAGATAAAACCGATTAATCGTCCCTTAACGAAAAAAGAATGGCATAATGCTCTTTCCGAGGCCCAAAGGGCTGGGCTTTTTAATCTGGATCGCACCCACTGGCCTCTTCTGCCCTTAATCCTCCTTGACAATTCCGGGGATGGAGAGTAGGTATTTAACAAACCTAGAGAAACCACGGAAAGGAGGAGGTAGGCATGCCCACGGTTGAGTACAAAGGAAAGGTTTTTGAAGTTGATGAGGATGGGTTCCTTCAGGGAGGTCTGGATGCCTGGTGTATGGAGTGGGTGGAGTATGTGAAGGAGCAGGAGGGTATTCAGGAGCTTACGGAGGAGCACTGGAAGGTCATTAAGGTTCTTCAGGACTACTACAAGAAAAACGGCGTGGCGCCCATGGTGCGGATCCTTTCCAAGGTCACGGGCTATCCTCTCAAGAAGATTTACGAGCTCTTCCCCTCCGGTCCGGGTAAGGGAGCCTGTAAGATGGCCGGGCTTCCCAAGCCTACGGGTTGCGTGTAAGTGGAAAGTGGGTTGGAAGGCGGCCTTCCCTGAAGCAAGGGGTTGAAGGGAGGGTCGCCTTTTATTGTTAAGGGGTGGGGGATTTTGGCTTTTGAAGTGAAAAGTTGGTAAAAAGAGGGTAACAAAATTATAAAGGAGGTTGAATGATGAGGAGGGTGTGGATTTGGATGACGGTTTTGGTTTTCGGTTTGGTTTGGGCCGGCTTGGGCCAGGCGGCCAAGGTGGAGTTGCACGGGCAGTTCGGGGCCAAGCTCCAGACCACCAACAGTTGGGGGATGCTGGAAAAGAGTGAGACCCCTAACTTGGTAAATGGTCTTCAGGGAGCGTATACGCAGTGGTACAAACTCGATGCGCGAAATGGGGCCGGTGGCGAGGGACTTACCGTGGATAGCGTAAAAGATGCTAACGGGAATGACGTGGATCTTGATGACACCTGGGCCTCACTCCAGTTTCGTCTCTGGGCGGTGGCCTCAAGTGACGACGGTAAGGTGAAGGGCACCTGGGCCATGGAGGTAGGTTCCCTGCGCTTTGGTGAAAACGGGGGACTTGAGCTGCGAAACGACAATGAAAACATTGAGGTGCGTCAGATGTCCCTGGAGTTTGCCCTTCCCTTTGGGCAGAGCCTGGGGCTGCGGCTGCGGGCCGGTCTCAACCCTTATTTCGTAAACCGCTTTCTCTGGAACGAGACCGCTCCGGGGATCGATCTGATGGGGAAGACCACTCTGGGCCAGGTGGACACCACCTTTGTCTTCGTCTGGGTGCGGGGCTTTGACAATACCTGGCTCGACGAAAATCAAAATAACGATTTTGACGCCTATGCCGGCGTTTTCATCTTCGACCTGGCCAAGGTTCTCAATGTGGACAAGGCCATGGCCAAGGTCTTTTTCATTCCCATGAATGGACAGGAAGGGGTTTCGGTCCCTTACAATGTGGGGGAGAAGCTCTCGACGGATGTTCAGCCCTGGTATCTCGGAGGTGACGCCCAGTTTGCGGTCCGGGGGGTGGATGTGGACCTCGGCCTGATTCGCATGGGGGGCGACGCCGGGGATATTGATAACGACACTAAGGATGAAGATTTCGATGGTTGGTTCTTCTATGCGGATTTGGGCTATCAGGTGAACGAGCAGACCAGGGTCTCCTTCCTCTTCTGGTGGGCCAGCGGCGACGACAATTCCACCAAGGGAGACGTGGAGAGCTATATGGCTGTGGATACCCACACCGAAGGTAGCGTGGTCCTTTTTGAGGACGGGGCCTTTGATGACGGCTATGCGGTCTCCAGCGCTCCTTACCTCAACCAGCTGGGCTTCCAGATGTATCGTCTGCGGGTGGACTATAAGGCCACTCCGAAGCTTTCCCTGGCGGCGGCGCTCAACTACATGAAGTTCGACGAGGATGCCAAGTGGACGGATGCTAACCACAAGACCCACAAAGAGGATGAGGTGGGTTGGGAGCTTGACCTCTATGCCAAGTACGAGCTCTATCCCGGGCTTACCGTGGATCTGGCTGCGGGCTACCTCTGGGCCGGAGACGCCCTGGACGCCTGGGCCCGCAAAGCTGTCGATAATGATTACCATCCCACCGGGGGGTATACGGATGCCGACGATATGTACCGGGTCTCGGTGGGGGTGACCTACACCTTCTAAGGGATTTTGCCCGGTAAAGATCTCAAGGGGCGGCCGCAAGGCCGCCCCTTTTTCTTTGGGCCTTTACTTTTTTCCCGTGGCGGCTTTAATATTTTTTGATGAGGCTGAAAGGGTTCTTTCTGGGCGCGGTCCTTTTTCTCTTTCTGGCCCTTCCCCTCTGGGCGCTTGATCCCAACCGGGCCTCGGTGGAGGAGCTGGCCGCCCTTCCGGGGATCGGCCGGGGCCTGGCCCGGCGCATCGTGGAGTATCGCCGGCAACACGGGCCCTTCCGGAGCCCGGAAGACCTCTTGAAGGTAAAAGGGATCGGCCCCCGGCGCCTGGAACGCCTGCGCCCCTATCTGGAATTTCCGGAAAGCCCTCCCTCCGGGATGAAGGTATCCGCAGGAGAGGCCTCCCCGGCCCCGGGCCGGTCCTACATCTACCGCTGGGTGGACGAGAAAGGGGTGGTGCATTTTACGGAATTTCCGGAGGAGATCCCCCCTCGCTTTCGCTCCCGGGCCGAAAGGATCCCCTTTCCCGCCGGAAGCCCTCGGGCGGAGGCCCCTCCGGCCCCCTCCCCGGAGACTCCAGGGCCGGCCAGAGAGCCCTCCCGTCCCAAGACGGACATTCTGGGCCGGGACCTTAAGTGGTATCGGGAAGAAGTCCTGCGCCTGGTCAAGGAAAGGGACCGGCTCCGCCGGCAGATCGAGGAGAACAGGCAGGCCATGCGTCTTCTGCACGGGGGCTCTCCCATTGCCCGCCGGGGAACCCGCACCGAATACGGGATCAAGCTGGGCCAGGGGCCCATTTTGCGCCGCTGGGCGGAATACAAGCGCCTGCGACGCATCAATCAGGAGCTGGAAAAGCGTCTTTCCGAGGTGGAATATCGCCTGCGCAAAGGCCTCTATCGCGAGGCCCTGCGCACCTACGCCCCGGAAGAGGTCCTCAGGTATCTAAAGGAGGTCCGCAAGCGCCTGAAGTAGGCGGTCGTTTTCTGCCGGGCTCCGCAGGGCAAAGCGCAAAAAGTTTTCCGAAAGACCCCGGAAGTTTCCGCAGACCCGTACCAGGATCTTCCGCTTAAGAAGCTCTTCAAAAATCCTTTCCCCGGAAAGATTCTCCGGAAGCTTGGTCAGGACGAAGTTGGCCTCCGAGGGAAAGACCCGAAGCCCCAGGGCCGAAAGTCCTTGAGCCAGGCGCGGCCTTTCCTCCCGCACCAGGGCTCTTACCCTTTCCTCGTGGTCCTTTCGGGAAAGGAGAAAGGGGCCGGCCACCTGGGCCAGACGATTGACCGCCCAGGGGAGTTGCCAGTCCGAAAGGACCCCCCCCAGAGGGCCTTCGGCCGCGGCAAAGCCCAGCCTCAGGCCCGGCACCCGATAGATCTTGGAAAAGGAAAAGAGGACCACCAGATTTTCGGGGAAGGGGTCTAGGGTAAGAAGGCTTTCCCTTTCTTCGGCGGCAAAAGGAAGATAGGACTCATCCACCACAAAGGTGGCCTCCGGAAAGGAATAGATCAGCTCGGAAAGGGAGGCCCGAGGGAGGAAGACTCCGGTGGGGTTGTTGGGGTTGCAAAGGAAGACCAGATCTTTCGGCCGGATTTCTCGGGTGAGCTCCTTAAGAGGGGGATGGAAGAGGTCTTCTTCTCGGGCAAAGAGGATCTTTACCGGGACTTGGGCGGCCCGGGAGGCGTCTTCATAGTCGGCGTAGGTGGGGGCCAGGATGAGGACCCGGCGGGGCCCCAAGGCCCGGGGCAGGGCAAAGATCCACTCCGTGGTCCCGGAGGAGGGGAGGTAGCGCTCCGGAGCCCCTCCGAAACGGGCGGCCAGGGCCTCCCGCAGGCTGAAACTGTCGGCCTCCGGGAGGCGTTCGATCTCGGAAAGGTGGGCGGAAAGGAGTTCGTAGAGGCCTTCCGGAGGGGGAAGGGGGCTCACGTTGCTACTAAAATCCAGGATCTCTTCCGGGGCCAGGGAAAGGGCCCGGGCCAGGTGATAGACCTCGCCTCCGTGTCCTCGGATCAACGCCAGGCCCCGGTGCGGAGGTGCTCCTCGATCCTTGCGGAAAGATCCAGGGGGAGTTCCGGGCTTTCCCAAGAGATCTCCCCCTCGGCAAAGGCCTTGAGGGTGTAAACGATGAGGGGAAGTTCCCGCCGGACCCCTTCCTCCCGGATCCGGCCAAAGAGGGGCAGGCTTTCTCCTTCTTCGGCCTGGAGGGCGGAAAGCCCCTTGCGCAGAAGCTTTTCCTCGCAGGCCTCCCAGAGGGGAAGGAAATCCGGGGTGCGCAGGCTGAAGCGATAAAAGGTGGCCGCCGGGCCTTCGTCAAGCACCGGGGTCACCCGGTGCATCATGGCCCCGGTCTCCGCGGCCCGGGCGGAGATGAGCTGCCAGATCACCTCCTGCCAGGTCCCTTTGGGGCCTCCGGGAAGGGCCGGATGGAGGTTCAGCATGGGAAGCCTGGTGCACATCTCCTCGGAGACCACCCACATGTAGCCCGCAAGCACTACGAGATCTACTTCCTCGGGAAGGATCTCGAGGACCCGGGCGTGATAGACCCTCCGCCAGGCCTCCCGATCCTTCCGGCGGAGTTCGGGCTCGAATTCCCGGGCCGAAAGGTGGACCGTGGGAAGCCCCAGCTTTTGGCAGAGTTCAAAAAAGAGGTCCGATTCCCGATCCTCTCCCGGTCTGCGGCTCACAAAGACATAGGCAATCCTTGCCGGGAGGAACCCTTCCTGAATGCGGGCCTGGACCGTCTCCAGAAGGAGTCGGGCCGCTTCGTCCCTTCCCGTAGAAAACCAACCCAGCCGGTACATGTTCTCCTTTTAGTCTCCCCGGTCCGCACCTGTCAAGGTAATGGGGTAGGGGCGGGGGAGAAAGAGTTTCTCGTAAAGATATAGGGCGTAGCGGTCGGTCATGCCGGCGATGAAGTCGCAGACCATGCGTTCTTTGTAGATCCCCTCCTCGTAGCAGGGCATCTCCTTTTCCCAGACGCTTTCCTGGCGCAGGTAATATTCAAAGAGATCGATCAGGACCCGGCGGGCTTTTTCGAACTCCCGGCGCACCTCCCGGGCCCGGTAGACCCTCTCGAAAAGAAACTCCCGGAGTTCGCTCAGGGCCCGCAGCACCCGCTCCGAGAGGTGGAGACGGCCGTCCCCGGCGGCCAGGGTTTCCTGCACCGTGTCCTGGACCACGGTGTTGATCCGGGCCGCATGGCGGTGCCCCAGGATCTGGAGGCAATCTTTAGGGATGTCCCTTTCCCGGATGATTCCCGCCCGGAGGGCGTCGTCCAGATCGTGATTCACGTAAGCGATGAGGTCTGCCAGGCGCACCACCTGGGCCTCCAGGGTGAGCGGGGGATCGTCTTCGGGAGAGAGTATGGGCCCCAGGCCCTTGGAGTGTTTGAGGATTCCGTCCCGTACCTCGTGGGTCAGATTGAGCCCCCGGCCCTCCTTTTCCAGACAATCTACCACCCGCAGGCTCTGCTCGTAGTGGCGAAAGCCTCCGGGCATGAGTTCGTTCAGGACCTCTTCTCCGGCGTGTCCGAAGGGGGTATGGCCCAGGTCGTGGCCCAGGGCGATGGCTTCGGTAAGGTCCTCATTGAGCCTCAGGGCCCGGGCCATGGTACGGGCGATCTGGGCCACCTCCAGGGTGTGGGTGAGGCGGGTGCGGTAGTGGTCCCCGGTGGGGGCCAGGAAGACCTGGGTCTTGTGTTTGAGGCGCCGAAAGGCCTTACTGTGGATGATGCGGTCCCGGTCCCGTTGAAAGCAGGTGCGCAGGGGGCATTCCGCTTCCGGACGCAGTCTTCCCCGAGACCGGGCGGCCTTCGCCGCCCAGGGCGAAAGAAATTCTTCCTCCAGGGCCTCCCATCTCTCCCGCGGAGTCATTTTTTTCCGGCTCTCGGTTTATTTTATCCCGCCCGATTTACAAAATCAGCATGGCATCGCCGTAGGAATAGAAGCGGTAGCCCCGCCGGATGGCCTCCCGGTAGGCCGAAAGGATGCGCCGGCGGCCGGCAAAGGCCGAAACCAGGATAAGAAGGCTGGAGCGCGGGAGGTGGAAGTTGGTCACCAGGGCCTCCACCACCCGGAAGGTAAAACCCGGATAGATATAAAGATCGCACCAACCCCGGCGCGGACGCAACTCTCCGGAAAGAGCGGCCCATTCCAGGGCCCGCACCGTGGTGGTCCCCACGGCCACCACCCGCCCCCTCTCCCGGCGAGTCTCCTCT
This portion of the Thermosulfurimonas marina genome encodes:
- a CDS encoding SPOR domain-containing protein, whose protein sequence is MAKRFRFELGFLGMVFVFLLLVCLFFWMFVLGVWFGQRLVGKGASPVAEKTLKEKVPEEVPAEEVSPPPVALPGNLTASPQAAPPEAPKEVTPQKVPPEEARVVSPPKSSASSEKTKKPVPQPREYYVLQVASFRDRAEAERYARAFRDRGYAAEVVTVNLPGKGTWHRIYVGRFETQAEAEKAYRELKARKLVKTAYIKKVSR
- the argS gene encoding arginine--tRNA ligase, producing MIVRKIRELLTEYLPEGVSFQVEPPPREEMGDLATNAALVAASRLGRKPRDLAEELAQRLAERKELFRRVEVAGPGFLNFFVAPAYWQAVVERVLTAGPDYGRSALGAGRKVQVEFVSANPTGPLHIGHGRGAAVGDSLARLLDFAGYRVVREYYINDRGRQMEVLGRSVWLRARELSGEEITFPEDHYRGEYIIEIARKLLAQRPDLLQLPEKEAVSVAREFALSEILAEIRKDLEDFGVHYDVWYSERELYERGEVEEALSALREAGYLYEKDGALWFRATAFGDEKDRVVFRANGEPTYFASDIAYHREKFLKRGFDLVVDVWGADHHGYVPRLKAALAALKIEPERLRVLLIQMVNLIEGGRLKSMSTRAGEFVPLRELMEEVGRDAVRFTFLTRKCDAPLDFDVELVKSQKSENPVYYVQYAHARLASVFRKAEEEGLSPEGYEPSLLETPEDLRVLKLLDFFPQVVEEAAEALEPHRLTYYLLDLAEALHDYYTKHRFLSEDRALSRARLALARAVKQVLANGLNLLGVSAPERM
- a CDS encoding radical SAM protein, whose product is MAELEAVRRAREILGPQLEECRICPWECGVDRRAGELGRCGLPAAPVVSGYEPHFGEEACLVGEGGSGAVFFTGCNLFCVFCQTWEISRERRGKEITVEELAGIFLELAERGCENLNLVTPTPQIPAILAALERALEAGLRLPVVYNTGGYERVETLRALEGVVDLYLPDFKVWNPETAERLLGARDYPQRAREAIKEMWRQVDGLRLDERGVAQRGLIVRHLVLPENLAQTDEILRFLAREISPAVRVNIMGHYHPEGQAFEIKPINRPLTKKEWHNALSEAQRAGLFNLDRTHWPLLPLILLDNSGDGE
- a CDS encoding TusE/DsrC/DsvC family sulfur relay protein, translating into MPTVEYKGKVFEVDEDGFLQGGLDAWCMEWVEYVKEQEGIQELTEEHWKVIKVLQDYYKKNGVAPMVRILSKVTGYPLKKIYELFPSGPGKGACKMAGLPKPTGCV
- a CDS encoding deoxyguanosinetriphosphate triphosphohydrolase, with amino-acid sequence MTPRERWEALEEEFLSPWAAKAARSRGRLRPEAECPLRTCFQRDRDRIIHSKAFRRLKHKTQVFLAPTGDHYRTRLTHTLEVAQIARTMARALRLNEDLTEAIALGHDLGHTPFGHAGEEVLNELMPGGFRHYEQSLRVVDCLEKEGRGLNLTHEVRDGILKHSKGLGPILSPEDDPPLTLEAQVVRLADLIAYVNHDLDDALRAGIIRERDIPKDCLQILGHRHAARINTVVQDTVQETLAAGDGRLHLSERVLRALSELREFLFERVYRAREVRREFEKARRVLIDLFEYYLRQESVWEKEMPCYEEGIYKERMVCDFIAGMTDRYALYLYEKLFLPRPYPITLTGADRGD
- the purN gene encoding phosphoribosylglycinamide formyltransferase yields the protein MYRLGWFSTGRDEAARLLLETVQARIQEGFLPARIAYVFVSRRPGEDRESDLFFELCQKLGLPTVHLSAREFEPELRRKDREAWRRVYHARVLEILPEEVDLVVLAGYMWVVSEEMCTRLPMLNLHPALPGGPKGTWQEVIWQLISARAAETGAMMHRVTPVLDEGPAATFYRFSLRTPDFLPLWEACEEKLLRKGLSALQAEEGESLPLFGRIREEGVRRELPLIVYTLKAFAEGEISWESPELPLDLSARIEEHLRTGAWR
- a CDS encoding helix-hairpin-helix domain-containing protein, with product MRLKGFFLGAVLFLFLALPLWALDPNRASVEELAALPGIGRGLARRIVEYRRQHGPFRSPEDLLKVKGIGPRRLERLRPYLEFPESPPSGMKVSAGEASPAPGRSYIYRWVDEKGVVHFTEFPEEIPPRFRSRAERIPFPAGSPRAEAPPAPSPETPGPAREPSRPKTDILGRDLKWYREEVLRLVKERDRLRRQIEENRQAMRLLHGGSPIARRGTRTEYGIKLGQGPILRRWAEYKRLRRINQELEKRLSEVEYRLRKGLYREALRTYAPEEVLRYLKEVRKRLK
- a CDS encoding N-acetyltransferase, which produces MIRKARLRDVRDIHRLISHFAKTGQVIPRPLGELYECVREFFVYEVPEKDLIAGACGLHVVWEDLGEIRSLVVSEEFQREGIGAELVRAALAEARELGLKRVFVLTVVPDFFERLGFREIDKGELPHKVWADCIRCPKFPECDEVALVRELEDGRA
- the cobD gene encoding threonine-phosphate decarboxylase CobD → MIRGHGGEVYHLARALSLAPEEILDFSSNVSPLPPPEGLYELLSAHLSEIERLPEADSFSLREALAARFGGAPERYLPSSGTTEWIFALPRALGPRRVLILAPTYADYEDASRAAQVPVKILFAREEDLFHPPLKELTREIRPKDLVFLCNPNNPTGVFLPRASLSELIYSFPEATFVVDESYLPFAAEERESLLTLDPFPENLVVLFSFSKIYRVPGLRLGFAAAEGPLGGVLSDWQLPWAVNRLAQVAGPFLLSRKDHEERVRALVREERPRLAQGLSALGLRVFPSEANFVLTKLPENLSGERIFEELLKRKILVRVCGNFRGLSENFLRFALRSPAENDRLLQALADLL